The genomic interval AGTCGCTTCCAGGTGCCGTACACGCCCTCGACCCGTGCCTGGCCGCCCAGTTGGCCTTCGGAGCCCACCTCGCGGGCCACGCGGGTGACCTCGGAGGAGAAGGAGGAGAGCGTGTCGACCATGGTGTTGATGGCGGTCTTCAGCTCCAGGATCTCGCCGCGCGCGTCCACGTCGATCTTCTTGGAGAGGTCGCCGTTGGCCACGGCCGTCGTCACCTGGGCGATGTTGCGGACCTGCGAGGTCAGGTTGTCGGCCATGTAGTTGACGTTGTCGGTCAGGTCCCGCCAGACCCCGGAGACGCCAAGGACCTGGGCCCGCCCGCCGAGCCGGCCGTCGGTGCCGACCTCACGGGCCACCCGGGTCACCTCGTCGGCGAAGGCGCGCAGCTGCTCCACCATCGTGTTGACGGTGTCCTTCAGTTCGAGGATCTCACCGCGGGCGTCGACCGTGATCTTCTTCGAGAGGTCACCGTTGGCGACCGCGGTGGTGACCTGGGCGATATTGCGGACCTGCGAAGTCAGGTTCAGGGCCATGAAGTTGACGTTGTCGGTGAGGTCCTTCCAGACGCCGGAGACGCCCCGCACCTGGGCCTGGCCGCCGAGGTTGCCCTCGGTGCCGACCTCGCGGGCCACGCGGGTGACCTCGTCGGCGAAGGCGGAGAGCTGGTCGACCATGGTGTTGATGGTGGACTTCAGCTCCAGGATCTCGCCCTTCGCCTCGACCGTGATCTTCTTGCCGAGGTCGCCCTGGGCCACCGCCGTCGACACCAGCGCGATGTTGCGGACCTGTGACGTCAGGTTGTCCGCCATGAAGTTGACGTTGTCGGTGAGGTCCTTCCAGACGCCCGACACGCCCCGCACCTGGGCCCGCCCGCCGAGGTTGCCCTCGGTGCCGACCTCGCGGGCCACGCGGGTGACCTCGTCGGCGAAGGCGGAGAGCTGGTCGACCATGGTGTTGATGGTCGACTTCAGCTCCAGGATCTCGCCCTGTGCGTCCACGGTGATCTTCTGACTCAGGTCGCCGTTGGCCACGGCCGTCGTGACCTGGGCGATGTTCCGTACCTGGGACGTCAGGTTCGACGCCATGAAGTTGACGTTGTCGGTGAGGTCCTTCCAGACCCCGGACACCCCGCGCACCTGGGCCCGGCCGCCCAACTGCCCCTCGGTGCCGACCTCGCGGGCCACGCGGGTGACCTCGTCGGCGAAGGCCGAGAGCTGGTCGACCATCGTGTTCACGGTCAGCTTCAGTTCGAGCAGCTCGCCCGTCGCCTCGACCGTCACCGTGCGGGTCAGGTCACCGCGGGCCACCGCCGTGGTCACCAGGGCGATGTCCCGGACCTGGGCGGTCAGCCGCGAGGCCATGGTGTTCACCGCCTCGGTCACATCGCGCCAACTGCCCGACAGACCGGTCACCTTGGCCCGCCCCCCGAGCCGGCCCTCGGTGCCGACCTCGCGGGCCACCCGGGTCACCTCGCCGGTGAACAGGGAGAGCTGGTCGACCATCTTGTTCACGGCCCGGCCGAGGCGCCGCAGATCACCGCGCAACTGCCGGTTGCCGTCGTGCAGGTCGACCCGCTGGGTCAGATCACCGCCGGCCACCGCGTCCAGGACCCGGGTCGCGTTGGCGGCCGGGGCCACCAGGGCGTCGAGCAGCTGGTTCACGTCGTCGACCCGGGAGGTCCACGTCCCCTGCCCGGGGCTGGGGGAGAGCCGTTCGTCCAGCCGGCCGTGCCGTACCAGCTCCCGCTTCACCCGGTTGACCTCGCCGGTGAAGTGGACATTGCGGTCCACCAACTGGTTGAAGACGGCCGTCAGTTCGGCCACGATTCCGTCCCCGGACTCCGGCATCCGGCGGAAGTCGCCGTCCCGGGCAGCGGTCATCGCGGCGAGCAGGGGCCGCAGCTCCGATGCTCGAATCCGGTCGGCATTGTGTCCCTCTTCGAGCACAGGCGTACCACTGTTCTCACTCATGGTGGCCCACTTCGGTAACTCGGCGCTTATGGGCGTGGCCAGTCTGTCACTCTGTCCGCGTCGGCTGAGGTGTATTCGTCCGAACTGCTCGGGGAGACGGACATGGGGGCCATACCTGCGCAACGGGAGTCCGTTGCCCATGCGTCCGATCCGCCCGCGCGCGGTGACGACGCGCTCCCGCCCGCCCCGGCGCACGCCCACGCCACCCTCCCCGGCGGTCCGCTCGCCCCGGGCTCGGCCCGGGCCCTGATGCGGGCGGCGGTCGCCGAGTGGGCCGAACTCGCCCTGCCCGGCACCGAGTTCCTCAGCGACCGGCAGGCCGACGACGCCGTGGTCGTGGTCAGCGAGCTCGTCACCAACGCCGTCGTGCACGCGGGCACCGACATCGAGCTGGACTGCCGACTGGAAGCGCACACCGGCGCGCTCGTCGTCGAGGTCCTCGACCACCACCCCTCGCGCGCCCCTCGCGACGGTGACCTCGAACCCGCGTACGGCACACCGGAGCACGGGCGCGGACTGCGTCTGGTCGCCGCCCTCGCCGAGACCTGGGGTATCACCTACCGCACCGGCGCCAAGACCGTGTGGGCGCAGCTACCGGCCGGAGGGAAGGACGCCCTCGACGGGATCCAGGCGTACGCAGGGGAGCAGGCGCACGAGCGGGGGCTGCGGGTCGCCGGGATACTCGCCCCGGCACCACCCCCGTCCCGGCCCCCGGCCGCGCCCGAGCCCGGGTCCTCCGGTGAGCCCGACCGGGACTGGCTCAACCGCGGTGCCCTGTCCTTCCTCGCCGAGGCCTCCGACCTGCTCGCCGGGCAGCTCGACGAGAACCTGGTCGCCGCGCTCGCCGGCCAGCTGATTGTGCCGCGGCTGGCCGACTGGTGCGCGGTGTGGCTGGAGGACGAGGTCGCCGGACGCTGGGGGTCTCCCCGCCCCGGTGAGGCCCGGAGCGACGGGACGGGCCGGGGCGAGAGCGGGGTGTCCGGGCCCCGGCTGGCCCGGGTGTGGCACTCCTGCGAGAACCGGATCGAGGACCTGCGGCGGGCGCTGGAGAAGGAGCCGCCGGGCTCGTCGGGCCCGGACCATCCCGGGCCCGCGCCGTTCCCCTGGCCCGGCGAGGCGCTCGGCCCGCACGGCACCCACGGCTCCGCGCTCGCCTACCGCCTCACCGCCGGCGGCCGTCCGCTGGGCACCCTGGTCATCGGCCGGGCCGGGCTGATGTCCTTCCCCGACGAGATCACCGGGCTCGTCGAGGACCTCAGCCGCCGGGTCGCGCTCGCCATCGGCGCGGCTCGCCAGTACGCCCGCCAGGCCACCATCAGTGCGGTGCTCCAGCGCGGTCTGCTGCCCGGCGCGGTCGCCGAGATCCCCGGCGTACGCAGCGCCCTGGTGTACGAGCCGTGCGACAAGGGCGGACCCAGCGGCGACTTCTACGACCTCTTCCCGGCCGGCGACGGCCGCTGGTGCTTCGCCGTCGGCGACGTCCAGGGAAAGGGCCCCGAGGCCGCCGTGGTGATCGGTCTCGCACGGCCCTGGCTCCGGCTGCTGGCCCGCGAGGGCTACCGCGTCGCCGACGTACTGGACCGCCTCAACCAGCTCCTCCTCGACGACGCGACGGAGGCCGCGGACGCGGCCGCACGAGCCCTGGCGGCCGCGGGCGGACGCCCCACGAACCCCGGCGACGGCCCGCAGACCCGCTTCCTGTCCCTCCTGTACGGCGAGCTCGCGCCCTTCGACGGCGGAGTGCGCTGCACCCTCGCCTCCGCCGGACATCCGCTGCCGCTGCTGCTCGGAGCGGGCGGCGAGGTCCGTACGGCCGCGCGGCCGCAGACCCTGCTCGGGGTCGTCGAGGACGAGACGTACACCAGTGAGACCTTCGAGCTGCGGTCCGGCGACAGCCTGCTGTGCGTCACCGACGGGGTGACCGAGCGGCGCAGCGGCCCCCGGCAGTTCGACGACGAGGACGGGCTCGCGGAGGCGTTCGCCGGGTGCGCCGGGCTGGACGCCGAACTGATCGCGGAGCGGATCAGACGGCTGGTGCACGACTTCGGGGCACGGCCGCCGGAGGACGATCTGGCCCTGCTGGTCCTCCAGGCGGAATAGGTGTCCGCGAGGTGCTGGACAATGGAGGACATGCCTTCCGCACTCCCCGACGGCGAACCCGTCCCCGACGACGGCTCGCTCCCCGCGTCCGCGCTCGCCGGGTCCGCCGACCGCCCCCTCGGCTTCTACCTGCACGTCCCGTACTGCGCGACCCGCTGCGGCTACTGCGACTTCAACACCTACACCGCGACCGAGCTGCGCGGTTCGGGCGGGGTGCTGGCCTCCCGCGACAACTACGCCGAGACGCTGATCGACGAGATCCGCCTGGCCCGGAAGGTCCTCGGCGACGACCCGCGCCCGGTCCGCACGGTGTTCGTCGGTGGCGGTACGCCGACCCTCCTGGCCGCCGGGGATCTCGTACGGATGCTGGGGGCGATCCGTGACGAGTTCGGGCTGGCCGCGGACGCGGAGGTGACCACCGAGGCGAACCCGGAGTCGGTGGACCCGGAGTATCTGGCGGCGCTGCGGGAGGGCGGCTTCAACCGGGTGTCCTTCGGGATGCAGAGCGCGCGGCAGCACGTACTGAAGGTGCTGGACCGCACGCACACGCCGGGACGGCCCGAGGCGTGCGTGGCGGAGGCCCGCGCGGCGGGGTTCGCGCACGTCAACCTCGACCTGATCTACGGAACTCCCGGCGAGTCCGACGACGACTGGCGGGCGTCCCTGGAGGCGGCGATCGGGGCCGGACCGGATCACGTGTCGGCGTACGCGCTGATCGTCGAGGAGGGCACGCAGCTGGCTCGTCGTATCCGTCGGGGCGAGGTCCCGATGACCGACGACGACGAGCACGCGGACCGGTATCTGATCGCGGACTCGATGCTGGCGGAGGCCGGATTCGACTGGTACGAGGTGTCGAACTGGGCGACCTCGGAGGCTGCCCGGTGCCTGCACAACGAGCTGTACTGGCGAGGCGCGGACTGGTGGGGGGCCGGTCCCGGGGCGCACTCGCACGTGGGCGGGGTCCGGTGGTGGAACGTGAAGCATCCGGGGGCGTACGCGGCGGCGCTGGCCTCCGGCAGGTCTCCGGGCGCCGGGCGCGAGCTGCTGCCGGAGGAGGACCGGCGGGTCGAGCGGATCCTGCTGGAGCTGCGGCTGCGGGAGGGGGTGCCGCTGTCCCTGCTGCGCGAGGAGGGGCTGGCTGCTTCTCGGCGGGCGCTGGGGGAGGGGCTGCTCGAGGGCGGGCCTTATGAGGAGGGACGGGCTGTGCTGACGCTGCGGGGCCGGTTGCTGGCGGACGCGGTGGTCAGGGACTTGGTGGACTGAGGGCGGCTGGGACCTCCCCAGGGGCGCGGGGAACCGCGCGACCAGCCCCCACCGGCCCGCAGGCGTACGACCGCCCGCATACTCACGGCGCCGTCACGAAGTCGATCAGCTCCTCCACCCGCCCCAGCAGCTCCGGCTCCAGGTCCCGGTAGGACCCCACCCGCTTCAGGATCGCCTGCCACACCGCGCCCGTGTTCTCCGACGGCCAGCCCAGGGCCTTGCACACGCCGGTCTTCCAGTCCTGGCCGTGCGGTACCCGCGGCCACGCCTCGATCCCCAGGGACGACGGCTTCACCGCCTCCCAGATGTCGATGTACGGGTGGCCCACCACCAGCGCGTGCTCGCTGGTCACCGACGCGGCGATACGGGACTCCTTGCTGCCCGGCACCAGATGGTCCACCAGGACGCCGAGCCGGGCGTCCGGGCCCGGCGCGAATTCGGCCACGATCGACGGCAGGTCGTCCACGCCCTCCAGGTACTCCACGACCACGCCCTCGATGCGCAGGTCGTCACCCCAGACCTTCTCCACCAGTTCCGCGTCGTGACGGCCCTCGACGTAGATACGGCCGGCGCGGGCCACGCGTGCGCGCGCGCCGGGCACGGCCACCGATCCGGACGCGGTACGGGAGGGTCGTACGGGAGACGCGGCCGACGGTCTGACCAGGGTCACCACCCGGCCCTCCAGGAGGAAACCGCGCGGCTCCAGCGGGAACACCCGGTGCTTGCCGAAGCGGTCCTCCAGGGTCACCGTGCCCGCCTCGCAGCGGACCACCGCGCCGCAGAAGCCGGTGCCCGGCTCCTCGACCACCAGGCCGGGCTCGGCGGGCACCTCCGGCACCGGCTTGGGCTTCTTCCACGGAGGGGTCAGGTCGGCGGAGTACTGGCGCATTCGGATGACGATAGGAGAACCGGTCCGAGGATCACTACGACACGCCGAAGCGGGCCGCCAGCGCGTCCCGCTGCGCCCGCACGAACGCCGCGTCCACCACCGCTCCGTGACCGGGCACGTACTGCGCGTCCTCGCCGCCCAGGTCTAGGAGGCGGTCCAGCGCGGCCGGCCAGTGCTGCGGTACGGCGTCCGGGCCCGCCTGCGGTTCCCCCGACTCCTCGACCAGGTCGCCGCAGAAGACGACCTCCGGGCTGCCGGGCACCAGGACCACCAGGTCATGGGCCGTGTGGCCGGGACCGACGTTCGCCAGCAGGACCTGGCGGCCGCCGCCGAGGTCGAGCGTCCACTCGCCGGAGACGTGGTGCCGGGGGGAGACGAGGGCGTCCACAGCCTCGTCGGCCACCGCCGGGTCCAGTCCGTTGCGCACGGCGTCCGCCCGCAGCTCCGCACGTCCGAGCCGCCCCGCCAGCACCGTCTCCACGCCCACCGCGCCGAACACCTCCGCCCCCGCGAACGCCGCCGCTCCGAAGACATGGTCGAAATGGGGGTGGGTGAGCGCGAGATGGGTCACACGGTGGCCGGCCAGTTCTCCGGCCTGCGCGCGCAGCCGGGCGCCCTCCGCGAGGCCGGAGCCCGCGTCGACCAACAGGGCCGTGCCCTCGCCGATCACCAGGCCCGCCGTACAGTCCCAGCCGGGCAGCCGGCACCGCCCCACGCCGGTCGCGACCCGCTCCCACCCGAGCTCTTCCCAAGTCACCGTCATACGGCGACGCTAGCCGTACGACCGGTCACGCGGGGACCAGCCTTGCCCGAGGAGTACCCCACCGCCGTACACTGGCCCGGGGACGCTGGCACTCGGACGGACAGAGTGCCAGGCAAGGCGCCAAGGGAACGACTTCTGGAGGTGTGCGCGATGCTGAGTGAACGCAGGCTTCAGGTGTTGCGCGCCATCGTCCAGGACTACGTCGGCACCGAGGAGCCGGTCGGGTCGAAGGCCCTGACCGAGCGGCACAACCTCGGAGTCTCCCCGGCGACCGTCCGCAACGACATGGCGGTCCTGGAGGACGAGGGGTTCATCGCCCAGCCGCACACCAGTGCCGGGCGGATCCCGACCGACAAGGGCTACCGGCTGTTCGTCGACAAGCTGGCGGGCGTCAAGCCGATGACCGCGCCCGAGCGGCGCGCGATCCAGAACTTCCTCGACGGTGCCGTGGACCTCGACGACGTCGTGGCCCGGACCGTGCGGCTGCTCGCGCAGCTGACCCGGCAGGTCGCCGTCGTGCAGTACCCGTCCCTCACCCGCTCGACCGTGCGGCACGTGGAGCTGCTCTCGCTCGCCCCGGCGCGCGTGATGCTCGTGCTGATCACGGACACCGGCCGGGTCGAGCAGCGCATGGTCGACTGCCCGGCACCCTTCGGGGAGGCCTCGCTCGCCGATCTGCGGGCGCGGCTCAACAGCCGGATCGCCGGGCGGCGGTTCGCCGATGTGCCGCAGCTGGTCGAGGACCTGCCCGAAGGCTTCGACGTCGAGGACCGGGGTACGGTCTCGACAGTGCTCTCCACTCTCCTGGAGACGCTCGTCGAGGAGAACGAGGAGCGGCTGATGATCGGCGGCACCGCCAATCTCACCCGCTTCGGACATGACTTTCCCCTCACCATCCGGCCCGTCCTGGAGGCCCTGGAGGAGCAGGTCGTCCTCCTCAAACTCCTTGGTGAGGCCGGAGATTCGGGCATGACCGTACGTATTGGTCATGAGAACGCCTACGAGGGACTCAACTCCACTTCGGTGGTGTCGGTCGGTTACGGTTCGGGCGGCGAGGCAGTCGCCAAGCTCGGCGTGGTCGGACCGACCCGCATGGATTACCCGGGAACGATGGGAGCGGTACGCGCAGTGGCACGGTACGTCGGACAGATCCTGGCGGAGTCGTAAGTGGCCACGGACTACTACGCCGTTCTCGGCGTGCGCCGCGACGCGTCGCAGGATGAGATCAAGAAGGCGTTCCGTCGGCTCGCGCGCGAGCTGCACCCGGACGTCAACCCGGATCCGAAGACCCAGGAGCGGTTCAAGGAGATCAACGCCGCTTACGAGGTGTTGTCGGACCCGCAGAAGAAGCAGGTCTACGACCTCGGCGGCGACCCGCTCTCGCAGGCCGGCGGCGGTGGCGCGGGCGGCTTCGGGGCCGGTGGGTTCGGGAACTTCTCGGACATCATGGACGCGTTCTTCGGTACGGCTTCGCAGCGGGGGCCGCGCTCGCGCACCCGGCGCGGCCAGGACGCGATGATCCGCCTGGAGATCGAGCTCGACGAGGCGGCCTTCGGCACCACGAAGGACATCCAGGTCGACACGGCGATCGTCTGCACCACGTGCAGCGGCGAGGGGGCCGCCCCCGGCACCTCCGCCCAGACGTGCGACATGTGCCGCGGCCGCGGCGAGGTGTCGCAGGTGACGCGGTCCTTCCTGGGCCAGGTCATGACGTCCCGCCCGTGCCCGCAGTGCCAGGGCTTCGGCACCGTCGTCCCGACCCCGTGCCCGGAGTGCGCCGGCGACGGCCGGGTCCGCTCGCGCCGCACGCTCACCGTGAAGATCCCGGCCGGTGTGGACAACGGCACGCGGATCCAGCTCGCGGGCGAGGGCGAGGTCGGTCCCGGTGGCGGTCCCGCCGGTGACCTCTACGTCGAGATCCACGAGCTGCCGCACTCGCAGTTCCAGCGCCGGGGCGACGACCTGCACTGCACGGTCACCCTCCCGATGACGGCGGCCTCCCTCGGCACCAAGGTCCCGCTGGAGACCCTCGACGGCATGGAGGAGGTCGACATCCGCCCGGGCACCCAGTCCGGCCAGTCGATCCCGCTGCACAGCCGGGGCGTCACCCACCTGCGCGGCGGCGGCCGGGGCGATCTCATCGTCCACGTCGAGGTCCAGACCCCCACCAAGCTGGACCCCGAGCAGGAGCGCCTGCTGCGCGAGCTGGCGAAGCTGCGCGGCGAGGAACGGCCCACGGGGCAGTTCCAGCCCGGGCAGCAGGGGCTGTTCTCGCGGTTGAAGGACGCGTTCAACGGGCGTACGTGAGCGGTGCGAAGGTCGGATTCGGACTTGTTCGGAGGACGTGACAACATGCCGTCATGTCCTCCGCACTGACCGATCTCTTCCCTCATCCGATCGTGCAGGCCCCCATGGCGGGCGGCGTCTCCGTGCCGCGGCTCGCCGCCGCCGTGTCCGACGCGGGCGGGCTCGGATTCCTGGCCGCCGGGTACAAGACGGCCGACGGGATGTACCAGGAGATCAAGCAGCTGCGCGGGCTGACCGGGCGCCCCTTCGGGGTCAACCTCTTCATGCCGCAGCCCGAATATGCCGATCCCGCGGCCGTCGAGGTCTACGCCCACCAGCTGGCCGGCGAGGCCACCTGGTACGACACCGAGCTCGGCGACCGCGACAGCGGACGTGACGACGGCTACGACGCCAAGCTCGCCGTCCTCCTCGACAATCCCGTGCCGGTGGCCTCCTTCCACTTCGGCATCCCGAGCAGCGACGCCCTGGAGTCGCTGCGCCGCGCCGGCACCTTCACCCTCGTCACCGCGACCACCCCCGAAGAGGCCCTGGCGGTGCAGTACGCGGGCGCCGACGCGGTCATCGCGCAGGGCATCGAGGCGGGCGGTCACCAGGGCACCCACCGCGACCTCCCCGAGCAGGACGGCTCGGGTCTAGGGCTCCTCTCCCTGGTCGCGCAGATCCGTGAGACGGTCAGCCTCCCGATCGTCGCCGCCGGCGGCATCATGCGCGGCAGCCAGATCGCCGCCGTCCTCGCCGCCGGCGCGAGCGCGGCCCAGCTCGGCACGGCGTTCCTCGCCTCGCCCGAGTCCGGCGCCCACGACGTGCACAAGCAGGCGCTGACCAACCCCCTCTACGTCCGTACCGAGTTGACCCGCGCGTTCTCGGGCCGGCCGGCCCGTGGCCTGGTCAACCGCTTCCTGCGCGAGCACGGGCCGTACGCCCCCGCCGCCTACCCCGAGGTCCACCACCTGACCGCCCCGCTGCGGAAGGCCGCCGCCAAGGCCGGTGACGCCCAGGGCATGGCGCTGTGGGCGGGGCAGGGACACCGGTTGGCACGCGAGCTGCCCGCGGGGCAGCTCGTGGAGATACTCGCGGCCGAACTCGACGCCGCCAGGACAGCGTTGTCAGCCAAGGGGGACCCGCGATGACCGCACCCGTGTTCGTCGTCGAGCACTTCGTCGAGCAGACCGAGCCGGGGACCGGCGGACGCTACGTCCTCGACGGCCCCGAAGGCCGCCACGCCGTCTCCGTGAAGCGGCTCCAGCCCGGCGAGGACGTCATCCTCACCGACGGCGCCGGGCACTGGGCCGACTGCGTGGTACTCGGCACCGAGGGCAAGGACCGGCTGATCGTCCAGCTGGACTCGGTGAACGAGGCACCTGACGTACAGCCCCGCATCACCGTCGTCCAGGCCCTCCCCAAGGGCGACCGCGGTGAACTCGCCGTCGAGACGATGACCGAGGTCGGCGTCGACGCCATCGTGCCCTGGCAGGCCGCCCGCTGCATCACCCAGTGGAAGGGCGAGCGGGGTCTGAAGGCGCTCGGCAAGTGGCGGGCCACCGCCCGCGAGGCCGGCAAGCAGTCCCGCCGGATCCGCTTCCCGGATATCGCGGACGCGGCAACCACCAAGCAGGTTGCCGCACTTCTCGCCAAAGCCGACTTCGCCGCCGTGCTCCACTCCGACTTCGAACGCGGCAGCGCGCCGCTCGCCACCGCCGAACTCCCCGACGAGGGCGAGATCGTGCTGGTCGTGGGCCCCGAAGGAGGCGTCGCCAAGGACGAGTTGGCGCTCTTCGAGGAGGCCGGCGCGCGTGCCTACGTCCTCGGGTCCACCGTGCTGCGTACGTCGACCGCCGGAACCGCGGCGACCGCCCTGCTCCTCGGCCGCACCGGCCGCTGGTCCTGACCCCTGGAAGGAAAGCTGTGGAACTCGCCCAAGTACGCCTGCTCGTCACCGACTTCGCCGCCTGCTACCGCTTCTACGCCGACGTCCTCGGCCTGAAGCCCCAGTCGGGGGCCAAGGACGGGCCGTACGAGAAGTTCAGCCCCGCCACCGGCTCCGCGGGCATCGCCCTCCAGGACCGGTCGATGATGGCGCAGGTCCTCGGCGAACTGGGCGGCACGGTCACCGGCCACCGCTCCCTGGTCGTGCTGCGCGTCGACGACCTGGACACCTACTGCGAGCAGATCGTGTCCCGCGGAGCCACTCTGCTGCACGGCCCGTCCCCCATGACGGACCGCATGCGCGTCGCCCACCTCAAGGACCCGGAGGGGAACCTGGTGGAGCTTCAGCAGTGGCTGATGCTGCGCGGTTGACGGTACTTCTCGACGCGGCGGTCATGTCAACGCCGGGTCACTCACAACCGGCGCGCTCAATGACCGTATGCGCCCTACCGCCGGACGGCACGCGGTGGCAGGCTGCCCTTCATGGTGGCGTTGAGACGGAACCGGCGTCGGCCGCGCGGGGTGCGAGTGGCGGGTGCGGTCGGGGGTGTCGTGCTGGCCGTGGGCGGGGTCGCCGCGTGTGATCCGACCGGCGCGGTCAGCTCCGCGACCGTCTCCTACACCACCGACCAGCTGGTCACCAAGGAGCTGAACCAGCAGAAGGCCGACGTGAGTTGGCTGACCTGCACGGCCTCGTACGACAACGGCGACCGGACGCCGAGCGCGACCGTGAACACCGTCGCCACCGTGAACTGCGAGGGCAAGACGCGGGACGGCAAGGACATCACCGTCAAGGGCAAGGTGACCCGGACCGTCAGCGGCGCGTGTGTGCGCGGGAACCTCACCGCCACCGTCGGCGGCAGACAGTGGTTCCACGTCGACGGGCTCGGCGACTGCACCGCCACACCCACCCCGCGGGTCAACAACCCGGGGCAGCCCGGTCCCACCGTCACCGTGACCGTC from Streptomyces sp. CC0208 carries:
- a CDS encoding SpoIIE family protein phosphatase; its protein translation is MGAIPAQRESVAHASDPPARGDDALPPAPAHAHATLPGGPLAPGSARALMRAAVAEWAELALPGTEFLSDRQADDAVVVVSELVTNAVVHAGTDIELDCRLEAHTGALVVEVLDHHPSRAPRDGDLEPAYGTPEHGRGLRLVAALAETWGITYRTGAKTVWAQLPAGGKDALDGIQAYAGEQAHERGLRVAGILAPAPPPSRPPAAPEPGSSGEPDRDWLNRGALSFLAEASDLLAGQLDENLVAALAGQLIVPRLADWCAVWLEDEVAGRWGSPRPGEARSDGTGRGESGVSGPRLARVWHSCENRIEDLRRALEKEPPGSSGPDHPGPAPFPWPGEALGPHGTHGSALAYRLTAGGRPLGTLVIGRAGLMSFPDEITGLVEDLSRRVALAIGAARQYARQATISAVLQRGLLPGAVAEIPGVRSALVYEPCDKGGPSGDFYDLFPAGDGRWCFAVGDVQGKGPEAAVVIGLARPWLRLLAREGYRVADVLDRLNQLLLDDATEAADAAARALAAAGGRPTNPGDGPQTRFLSLLYGELAPFDGGVRCTLASAGHPLPLLLGAGGEVRTAARPQTLLGVVEDETYTSETFELRSGDSLLCVTDGVTERRSGPRQFDDEDGLAEAFAGCAGLDAELIAERIRRLVHDFGARPPEDDLALLVLQAE
- the hemW gene encoding radical SAM family heme chaperone HemW, with protein sequence MPSALPDGEPVPDDGSLPASALAGSADRPLGFYLHVPYCATRCGYCDFNTYTATELRGSGGVLASRDNYAETLIDEIRLARKVLGDDPRPVRTVFVGGGTPTLLAAGDLVRMLGAIRDEFGLAADAEVTTEANPESVDPEYLAALREGGFNRVSFGMQSARQHVLKVLDRTHTPGRPEACVAEARAAGFAHVNLDLIYGTPGESDDDWRASLEAAIGAGPDHVSAYALIVEEGTQLARRIRRGEVPMTDDDEHADRYLIADSMLAEAGFDWYEVSNWATSEAARCLHNELYWRGADWWGAGPGAHSHVGGVRWWNVKHPGAYAAALASGRSPGAGRELLPEEDRRVERILLELRLREGVPLSLLREEGLAASRRALGEGLLEGGPYEEGRAVLTLRGRLLADAVVRDLVD
- a CDS encoding DUF3097 domain-containing protein, with amino-acid sequence MRQYSADLTPPWKKPKPVPEVPAEPGLVVEEPGTGFCGAVVRCEAGTVTLEDRFGKHRVFPLEPRGFLLEGRVVTLVRPSAASPVRPSRTASGSVAVPGARARVARAGRIYVEGRHDAELVEKVWGDDLRIEGVVVEYLEGVDDLPSIVAEFAPGPDARLGVLVDHLVPGSKESRIAASVTSEHALVVGHPYIDIWEAVKPSSLGIEAWPRVPHGQDWKTGVCKALGWPSENTGAVWQAILKRVGSYRDLEPELLGRVEELIDFVTAP
- a CDS encoding MBL fold metallo-hydrolase; this translates as MTVTWEELGWERVATGVGRCRLPGWDCTAGLVIGEGTALLVDAGSGLAEGARLRAQAGELAGHRVTHLALTHPHFDHVFGAAAFAGAEVFGAVGVETVLAGRLGRAELRADAVRNGLDPAVADEAVDALVSPRHHVSGEWTLDLGGGRQVLLANVGPGHTAHDLVVLVPGSPEVVFCGDLVEESGEPQAGPDAVPQHWPAALDRLLDLGGEDAQYVPGHGAVVDAAFVRAQRDALAARFGVS
- the hrcA gene encoding heat-inducible transcriptional repressor HrcA; this translates as MLSERRLQVLRAIVQDYVGTEEPVGSKALTERHNLGVSPATVRNDMAVLEDEGFIAQPHTSAGRIPTDKGYRLFVDKLAGVKPMTAPERRAIQNFLDGAVDLDDVVARTVRLLAQLTRQVAVVQYPSLTRSTVRHVELLSLAPARVMLVLITDTGRVEQRMVDCPAPFGEASLADLRARLNSRIAGRRFADVPQLVEDLPEGFDVEDRGTVSTVLSTLLETLVEENEERLMIGGTANLTRFGHDFPLTIRPVLEALEEQVVLLKLLGEAGDSGMTVRIGHENAYEGLNSTSVVSVGYGSGGEAVAKLGVVGPTRMDYPGTMGAVRAVARYVGQILAES
- the dnaJ gene encoding molecular chaperone DnaJ, with amino-acid sequence MATDYYAVLGVRRDASQDEIKKAFRRLARELHPDVNPDPKTQERFKEINAAYEVLSDPQKKQVYDLGGDPLSQAGGGGAGGFGAGGFGNFSDIMDAFFGTASQRGPRSRTRRGQDAMIRLEIELDEAAFGTTKDIQVDTAIVCTTCSGEGAAPGTSAQTCDMCRGRGEVSQVTRSFLGQVMTSRPCPQCQGFGTVVPTPCPECAGDGRVRSRRTLTVKIPAGVDNGTRIQLAGEGEVGPGGGPAGDLYVEIHELPHSQFQRRGDDLHCTVTLPMTAASLGTKVPLETLDGMEEVDIRPGTQSGQSIPLHSRGVTHLRGGGRGDLIVHVEVQTPTKLDPEQERLLRELAKLRGEERPTGQFQPGQQGLFSRLKDAFNGRT
- a CDS encoding nitronate monooxygenase, yielding MSSALTDLFPHPIVQAPMAGGVSVPRLAAAVSDAGGLGFLAAGYKTADGMYQEIKQLRGLTGRPFGVNLFMPQPEYADPAAVEVYAHQLAGEATWYDTELGDRDSGRDDGYDAKLAVLLDNPVPVASFHFGIPSSDALESLRRAGTFTLVTATTPEEALAVQYAGADAVIAQGIEAGGHQGTHRDLPEQDGSGLGLLSLVAQIRETVSLPIVAAGGIMRGSQIAAVLAAGASAAQLGTAFLASPESGAHDVHKQALTNPLYVRTELTRAFSGRPARGLVNRFLREHGPYAPAAYPEVHHLTAPLRKAAAKAGDAQGMALWAGQGHRLARELPAGQLVEILAAELDAARTALSAKGDPR
- a CDS encoding 16S rRNA (uracil(1498)-N(3))-methyltransferase, translated to MTAPVFVVEHFVEQTEPGTGGRYVLDGPEGRHAVSVKRLQPGEDVILTDGAGHWADCVVLGTEGKDRLIVQLDSVNEAPDVQPRITVVQALPKGDRGELAVETMTEVGVDAIVPWQAARCITQWKGERGLKALGKWRATAREAGKQSRRIRFPDIADAATTKQVAALLAKADFAAVLHSDFERGSAPLATAELPDEGEIVLVVGPEGGVAKDELALFEEAGARAYVLGSTVLRTSTAGTAATALLLGRTGRWS
- a CDS encoding VOC family protein; translated protein: MELAQVRLLVTDFAACYRFYADVLGLKPQSGAKDGPYEKFSPATGSAGIALQDRSMMAQVLGELGGTVTGHRSLVVLRVDDLDTYCEQIVSRGATLLHGPSPMTDRMRVAHLKDPEGNLVELQQWLMLRG